The following DNA comes from Papaver somniferum cultivar HN1 chromosome 4, ASM357369v1, whole genome shotgun sequence.
aaagagtttatatctcaatctctagatttgatatatactcaagcaaatagaaatctgcgagtctttatcaaatactagagagataacttggatggtaccaaagaccaatatccaagtgtcaatcaatttaaatcaataaccaaaagttcggatattctaatttattggacaacacacaacctgtgatatttcaattatataacaaaatataatgtggaatagaaataacacagacaccagaattttgttaacgaggaaactgcaaatgcagaaaaacctcgggacctagtccagattgaacacacattgtattaagccgctacatacactagcctactacaaattaacttcggtctggactttagttgaaccccaaccaatctcacactgatccaaggtacagttatgctcctacgtctctgatcccaacaggatactacatacttgattcccttagctgatctcacccacaactaagatttactacgacccaaagtcgaagactttaataaacaaatctggatCACACACAAAAGTCCacgtaatagataaattcgtctcccacgaatatacctatgagttttgttccgtcttttgatagaaatcaaggtgaacaggaaccaattgataaaccacacttatattcccgaagaacagcctagtattatcaatcacctcacaataatcttaatcgacgcggcgaaagaagatattgtagaatcacaaacgatgagacgaaaatgtttgtgattactttttatcttaccatatcggagatataatctcaagccaattatttcaattgaactcgtacgatagaaaatggcaagatcagatcatacaactacgagaaagtagtatcggtctggcttcacaatcccaatgaagtctttaagtcgttaacctggtttagaagaagaaaccaacgattaaaggagaatcaactctagcttagcacaactagtatcacacagaatgtgtggggattaggtttcccagttgctagagttctcccttatatagtctttcaaatcaaggtttgcaatcaatgttatcttggtaacaaagcattcaatatttaccgttagatgaaaacctggttagattcaagctaatatttatcaaccgttagatcgaaaacatagcttgttatactcaaatgaaatgcacatttctaggcttgtgtaaccgtacccaaacttgtacattagttggttcaacaatggttaaccaaatgttagccatatgatcactttcatatcaaccttgatcttcttcaccataactagttcaaatgactcaaatgaactagttggagagttgttgaattgcaaggaaatcttatgtactacacaagacacaattgaagcaaaaacgatgtaattcactcgaatcggttcatgaactatatagccacggtttgcaattgcattctttagtttatctataggaataagttcacaaacatcgtttttagatataacctactcaagttcacggactgggttcgcggacttaagttcccggatggagttcacaaactccagcataaattctcgggtcgagaacttccgccggttcgcggactgggttcgcggactgagttcgcgtacttagttcacgcactactccggttctcttcatcatcaaagttcacaaacttcggttcaaggaataaggacacatacatatatgtgtttccacaataatgcttatatcctgcaATGGTTATAtactctaaactctcatttcaatcatttggaacgttcttagaggactttattatatagttgttattcacaaactagtttttgtcaaagtaagaaatttccaaagtgattgaaacttgtcatgactttcgtcactagtcaaagatgaacttggataaagcgaaagctttaccaacacatatttcgagaaatagataggcgagataaactcggctggaaataccaaatgtgtagcaaaacgacttttgtctcaagataggagataaatagacttttgagtgatagataagttcaagtctccacataccttttagtcgaagatccaccggttctttgtgtagtccttcgtcttgtatgatgatttccatggagttcttaagctcaactacacttttctatcctagtccgagaccttagctatagtagactagaaatcaagacttatagtttatcCTAGAAGCTTGATCAACCACTTTTGCTGTAATGTAGTAATTCTTTGctccaaaaaatatttaatgctttgatgATCAGTTTGTATTGTGAATTTAGCACCCTGTAAGTAGTGTCTCCACCTTTTTACTGCCATGACAATAGCCAGAAACTCCTTATCATAAGTAGATAATGCTCTAGCTCTTGGTCCCAATGGTTTGCTAAAGTAAGCAATGGGCTTACCCTCCTAAAGTAATACAGCTCCAGTACACAAGTCACTTGCATCACTTTCAACCACAAACGGTTTAGTGAAATTTGGTAATGCTAAGATGGGTGTGTTTGACGTTGCATGCTTGAGCTGTTCAAAAGCTGTTGTGGCAGCTGAAGTCCAAAGAAAAGAATTCTTCTTGAGAAGATGAGTGAGTGGTTTACTGATGGCCCCATAATTCTTGACAAATTTCTTGTAGTAGTCTATAAGGCCAAGAAATCCTCTCAGTTCCTTGAGAGTGGTAGGTTGTGGCCAAGATTGCATGCAAGCAATCTTATTTGGATCAGCACAAACTCTTGCAGCTGTGATTATGTGTCCTAAATACTCTAAAGATGATTGCCCAAAACAACATTTGGATATATTAGCATAGAGTTTATGCTGTCTGAGTAAAGAGAAAGTAAACTTGAGATGCTCCAAGTGTTCAGACATGTTTTTGTTGTAGATTAAAATACCATCAAAAATACCAGAATAAATTTCCTCAATATTGGCTGAAATACCTCATTCAATAAATCTTGAAATGTAGCTGGAGCATTAGTGAGGCCAAATGACATCACTTTAAACTCATAACGTACTTGATGGGTTCTGAAAGCTGTCTTGAAAATATCTGAAACATGTACTCTGATTTGAtggtatctgttagagcattgctcggtcgaactcgcatgcgttgctatctcaagcatgtttgtcaacgtgATTATGATATCAAATACAAGAAAGGAGCTGAAAATGTGGTAGCAGATGCACTTTCTAGAAGATCCCATCCTTCAACTACTTGCAACTTGTTGGCTGCTTCCACACCAACTTGGGCTCAGGAGGTACTCTCTAGTTATGATAATGA
Coding sequences within:
- the LOC113273226 gene encoding uncharacterized protein LOC113273226, giving the protein MSEHLEHLKFTFSLLRQHKLYANISKCCFGQSSLEYLGHIITAARVCADPNKIACMQSWPQPTTLKELRGFLGLIDYYKKFVKNYGAISKPLTHLLKKNSFLWTSAATTAFEQLKHATSNTPILALPNFTKPFVVESDASDLCTGAVLL